A genome region from Deltaproteobacteria bacterium includes the following:
- a CDS encoding ABC transporter permease, whose translation MTEKQRDLRLYIPVYVIFLAIYIFASILEPTFHTWRNNVNLFTRITPLIFAGMAQTFVILTGGIDLSIGSIIGLTNVIAASLPFLDTPLNIVMWAVIPPLVGLAMGLMNGVIIAKGGFPPLVVTLATGAIWRGVTLFIMGIPGGSVSLSVATTVTGTVFKVVPTPLVIFLVSVYACHFVLKKTEFGRSIYARGGNESVALESGIPCDRVTIWVYGVGGLLSAFAGMFLSAWMFSADPLIGEPYILNSIAVVVIAGTSLMGGRGGVLGIIGAAYIFHLLNNILNLLAISTFYQFVAKGLVLILALAVTSSGTTLDIRGILRKYLLPK comes from the coding sequence ATGACTGAAAAACAGCGGGACCTACGTCTATACATTCCGGTCTATGTTATCTTCCTTGCAATCTACATTTTTGCCAGCATCCTCGAGCCGACCTTTCATACCTGGAGAAACAACGTCAACCTCTTCACGAGAATCACCCCTCTCATCTTTGCCGGAATGGCCCAGACCTTTGTCATATTGACGGGCGGGATCGATCTTTCCATCGGATCGATCATCGGATTGACCAACGTCATAGCGGCAAGTCTCCCGTTCCTGGACACACCGTTGAATATCGTCATGTGGGCCGTTATTCCTCCGCTGGTAGGGCTTGCTATGGGGTTGATGAACGGTGTCATCATAGCCAAGGGGGGATTTCCGCCCTTGGTCGTTACTCTGGCAACAGGGGCCATCTGGCGGGGGGTGACGTTGTTCATAATGGGTATTCCCGGAGGGAGCGTTTCCCTATCGGTCGCTACCACGGTTACCGGTACCGTGTTCAAGGTGGTTCCGACACCTCTGGTAATATTCCTTGTGTCTGTATATGCCTGCCATTTCGTTTTAAAGAAGACGGAATTCGGAAGATCCATATATGCAAGAGGCGGCAACGAGTCGGTCGCTCTCGAATCCGGGATCCCCTGCGATAGGGTCACGATCTGGGTCTACGGTGTAGGCGGCCTGCTCTCGGCATTTGCCGGAATGTTCCTGTCGGCCTGGATGTTTTCTGCAGATCCGTTGATCGGAGAGCCGTACATTCTCAACTCGATCGCCGTCGTCGTTATTGCGGGAACGAGCCTTATGGGAGGAAGAGGGGGTGTGCTGGGGATCATCGGAGCGGCATATATCTTCCACTTGCTGAACAACATTCTCAACCTGCTTGCGATATCGACCTTCTATCAATTCGTCGCAAAGGGGTTGGTCCTCATCCTAGCCCTTGCCGTTACCTCTTCCGGGACGACTCTGGATATACGAGGGATCTTAAGAAAGTATCTGCTCCCCAAATAG